From Pseudomonas fluorescens:
TTGCTCGTACAACTCTTTCAGGCCGCCATTAACGCCCACCAACAAGCCAGAGGCGGTTTTGGGACCAATGCCTGGAACCCCAGGAATGTTGTCGGACGAGTCGCCCATCAGCGCCAGATAGTCGATGATCTGCTCCGGAGCGACGCCAAATTTCTCCTTTACGCCCTCCACATCCATGGCGCTACCGGTCATGGTGTTGACCAAGGTAATGTGCCCGTCCACCAGTTGCGCCATGTCCTTGTCACCGGTCGAAATCACCACCGGGCGGTCAGCGGCCGCGCTGCTGCGGGCCAGGGTGCCGATGACATCATCGGCCTCGACGCCTTCGACGCACAGTAAAGGGAAGCCCAGGGCGATCACACTCTGGTGCAGCGGCTCGATCTGCAAGCGCATGTCATCGGGCATGCTCGGACGGTTGGCCTTGTACTGCGCGTACATATCGTCGCGAAAGGTCCCACCCTTGGCGTCGAACACCACCGCGAACGGGCTGTCCGGGTACTGCTTGCGCAGGCTCTTGAGCATGTTCAACACGCCCTTGACCGCACCGGTCGGCAGGCCTTTGGAGGTGGTCAGCGGTGGCAGCGCATGGAAGGCGCGGTACAGATAAGAAGAACCGTCCACCAGGACGAGGGGTGCTTGGCTCATGAGCAGGATCAACCTTTTCGGCGGGTCAGGCGCTAGAATAGCCGGACCAATGAAAACAAAGGGACAAGGTTATCATGCGTACATTCAATCGCCTGCTGTTGACCGGCTTGTTTGCATTCGCTCCGCTGGCCGCCATGGCGGCAGACACCGCCCCTTCGGGCGACCCGGAAGTCACCATTCGCACGGAAGGCGACCGGACTATCCAGGAGTACCGCCAAAACGGTTTCCTGTACGCAATCAAGGTGACCAAGAAAGGCTTTCC
This genomic window contains:
- a CDS encoding DUF2782 domain-containing protein yields the protein MRTFNRLLLTGLFAFAPLAAMAADTAPSGDPEVTIRTEGDRTIQEYRQNGFLYAIKVTKKGFPPYFLVRADGTDANFIRSDQPDMLIPSWKIFEWK